One window from the genome of Corynebacterium sp. SCR221107 encodes:
- the gap gene encoding type I glyceraldehyde-3-phosphate dehydrogenase has protein sequence MTIRVGINGFGRIGRNFFRALTERGSDIEVVAVNDLTDNHTLAHLLKYDSILGRLGKEVSYDDESITVDGHRIIVSAERDPKNLKWGEWGVDIVVESTGFFTDATAAAAHIEAGAKKVIISAPAKNEDATFVVGVNHTDYDPAKHNIISNASCTTNCLAPMAKVLDEAFGIENGLMTTVHAYTGDQRLHDAPHRDLRRARAAAQNIVPTSTGAAKAVALVLPQLKGLLDGYALRVPVITGSATDLTFNAKKPVTVEAVNAAIKAAAEGELKGILGYTEDPIVSTDIVTDPRPSIFDAGLTKVIGNQVKVVSWYDNEWGYSNQLVTLTEYVGERL, from the coding sequence GTGACTATCCGTGTAGGCATCAACGGCTTCGGCCGCATCGGTCGTAACTTCTTCCGCGCCCTGACCGAGCGTGGTTCCGACATCGAGGTCGTTGCAGTCAACGATCTGACTGACAACCACACCTTGGCTCACTTGCTGAAGTACGATTCCATCCTGGGTCGTCTGGGTAAGGAAGTTTCCTACGACGATGAGTCCATCACCGTTGATGGCCACCGCATCATCGTCTCCGCTGAGCGCGACCCGAAGAACCTCAAGTGGGGCGAGTGGGGCGTAGACATCGTAGTTGAGTCCACTGGCTTCTTCACCGATGCAACCGCTGCTGCAGCTCACATCGAGGCCGGCGCAAAGAAGGTCATCATCTCCGCTCCTGCTAAGAACGAAGACGCAACCTTCGTTGTGGGTGTTAACCACACCGACTACGACCCAGCGAAGCACAACATCATCTCCAACGCTTCCTGCACCACCAACTGCTTGGCTCCGATGGCTAAGGTTTTGGACGAGGCTTTCGGTATCGAGAATGGCCTCATGACCACCGTTCACGCATACACCGGTGACCAGCGTCTGCACGATGCACCGCACCGCGACCTGCGCCGCGCCCGTGCCGCTGCACAGAACATCGTTCCTACCTCCACCGGCGCTGCAAAGGCCGTCGCTTTGGTACTGCCTCAGCTCAAGGGTCTGCTCGATGGCTACGCACTCCGCGTTCCAGTTATCACCGGCTCCGCGACCGACCTGACCTTCAACGCCAAGAAGCCGGTTACCGTCGAAGCTGTCAACGCTGCTATCAAGGCTGCTGCTGAAGGCGAGCTCAAGGGCATCCTGGGCTACACCGAGGACCCGATCGTCTCCACCGACATCGTCACCGATCCTCGTCCTTCCATCTTCGACGCTGGCCTGACCAAGGTGATCGGCAACCAGGTTAAGGTCGTTTCCTGGTACGACAACGAGTGGGGTTACTCCAACCAGCTGGTTACCCTCACCGAGTACGTCGGCGAGCGCCTCTAA
- the tpiA gene encoding triose-phosphate isomerase, whose product MARKPLIAGNWKMNLDHKQAIATVQKLAFALPKDATEAVDVAVTVPFTDLRSVQTIVDGDKLPITYGAQDVSVHESGAYTGEISAEMLAQLGCTWVVVGHSERREYHGETDELVAAKAKAALGKGMHPIVCVGEPLEIREAGTHVQYVVDQTRASLAGLSTEDLTNTVIAYEPVWAIGTGKVASAADAQEVCAAIRKLIAEISDEDTAAGIRILYGGSVKAETVAEIVGQEDVDGGLVGGASLDGEAFATLARNAAGI is encoded by the coding sequence ATGGCACGTAAGCCACTTATTGCTGGTAACTGGAAGATGAACCTGGACCACAAGCAGGCCATCGCCACCGTTCAAAAGCTCGCTTTCGCACTGCCGAAGGATGCCACCGAGGCGGTCGACGTTGCGGTTACCGTTCCGTTCACCGATCTTCGCTCCGTGCAGACCATCGTTGACGGAGACAAGCTGCCGATCACCTATGGTGCGCAAGACGTCTCCGTCCACGAGTCCGGTGCTTACACTGGTGAGATTTCAGCCGAGATGCTGGCTCAGCTGGGCTGCACGTGGGTAGTCGTTGGCCACTCCGAGCGTCGCGAGTATCACGGCGAGACCGATGAGCTTGTTGCTGCCAAGGCAAAGGCGGCGCTGGGCAAGGGCATGCACCCGATCGTATGCGTCGGTGAGCCACTGGAGATTCGCGAGGCTGGCACCCACGTCCAGTACGTGGTTGATCAGACCCGTGCTTCCTTGGCTGGTTTGTCCACCGAGGATCTCACCAACACTGTCATTGCGTATGAGCCGGTGTGGGCAATTGGTACCGGAAAGGTTGCATCTGCAGCTGACGCGCAAGAGGTCTGCGCCGCCATCCGTAAGCTCATCGCCGAGATCTCCGATGAAGACACCGCAGCTGGCATTCGCATCCTCTACGGTGGCTCCGTCAAGGCCGAAACGGTTGCCGAGATCGTTGGCCAGGAAGATGTTGACGGCGGCTTGGTCGGCGGCGCCTCCCTCGATGGCGAGGCTTTCGCAACGCTGGCGCGTAACGCCGCAGGAATCTAA
- a CDS encoding phosphoglycerate kinase: protein MTVKSLQDLLNEGVEGRHVLVRSDFNVPLNEDREITDPGRINASLPTIKALVEGGARVILMAHLGRPKGEVNEKYSLAPVAEALSEALGQYVALAGDVVGEDAHERANGLNDGDVLLLENVRFDPRETSKDAAERGEFADQLVALAAENGAFVSDGFGVVHRAQASVFDVAQRLPHYAGTLVQKEIDVLKKVVENPERPYVVVLGGAKVSDKLGVIEALAEKADKLIIGGGMCYTFLAAQGINVQKSLLQEEQIDKCKELLATYGDKLVLPVDLVAAVEFGADAENKVVELDGIPEGWMSLDVGPKTVEKFAEVLGTAKTVFWNGPMGVFEFEAFSNGTRGVAEAIIKATADGAFSVVGGGDSAAAVRLLGLDENGFSHISTGGGASLEYLEGKELPGVKVLES, encoded by the coding sequence ATGACCGTAAAGTCTCTTCAGGATTTGCTCAACGAGGGCGTTGAGGGACGCCATGTGTTGGTTCGCTCGGACTTCAACGTTCCGTTGAACGAGGATCGTGAGATCACAGACCCCGGCCGTATCAACGCTTCCCTGCCAACCATCAAGGCTCTGGTCGAAGGTGGCGCTCGAGTGATCCTTATGGCTCACCTGGGTCGCCCAAAGGGCGAAGTTAACGAGAAGTACTCGTTGGCTCCGGTGGCTGAGGCTTTGTCCGAGGCGCTTGGCCAGTACGTCGCTCTCGCGGGTGACGTCGTCGGTGAGGATGCTCACGAGCGTGCCAATGGCCTCAACGATGGTGATGTCCTCCTGCTCGAAAACGTCCGCTTCGATCCGCGTGAGACCAGCAAGGATGCAGCAGAGCGCGGTGAGTTCGCCGATCAGCTCGTCGCCCTTGCCGCTGAGAATGGTGCCTTTGTGTCCGACGGCTTCGGCGTCGTGCACCGTGCCCAGGCCTCCGTCTTTGACGTAGCTCAGCGTTTGCCGCACTACGCAGGCACCCTCGTTCAGAAGGAAATCGACGTCCTGAAGAAGGTCGTCGAGAATCCGGAGCGCCCGTATGTGGTCGTTCTCGGTGGCGCCAAGGTCTCCGACAAGCTTGGCGTCATCGAAGCCCTGGCTGAGAAGGCCGACAAGCTCATCATCGGCGGTGGCATGTGCTACACCTTCCTCGCTGCTCAGGGCATCAATGTGCAGAAGTCGCTGCTTCAGGAAGAGCAGATCGACAAGTGCAAGGAGCTGCTGGCCACCTACGGCGACAAGCTGGTTCTCCCGGTCGACCTAGTTGCTGCAGTCGAGTTCGGCGCAGACGCTGAAAACAAGGTAGTGGAACTCGACGGAATCCCAGAGGGCTGGATGTCCCTCGATGTCGGACCAAAGACCGTTGAGAAGTTCGCCGAGGTCCTCGGCACCGCCAAGACCGTATTCTGGAACGGCCCCATGGGCGTGTTCGAGTTCGAAGCATTCTCCAACGGCACCCGCGGTGTTGCAGAAGCCATCATCAAGGCAACTGCCGATGGTGCTTTCTCTGTCGTCGGTGGCGGCGACTCGGCCGCAGCCGTGCGCCTGCTTGGCCTCGACGAGAACGGCTTCAGCCACATCTCCACCGGTGGTGGCGCTTCCCTAGAATACCTCGAGGGCAAGGAGCTGCCGGGCGTGAAGGTCCTCGAGTCCTAA